In one window of Pseudobythopirellula maris DNA:
- a CDS encoding methyltransferase — MAPENEPPPGLMAGQALHFAALAALLALTAAGWGWLGRPAPVAFGTAVAMPIAHQLFVWLAWRTELGSKAVSRTIGFGGYMALFFLLFGGRFVTLLWLAWIDRGSLGLPSALAATAGVLLAMPGVYTMHSVARYFGFARAAGADHFDERYRTMPLVRRGVFRYTSNGMYAVAFLLFWAIALGFNSSAALVVAAFSHAYIWVHYYATERPDMAWLYGRPGHEG, encoded by the coding sequence ATGGCGCCAGAGAACGAACCGCCGCCCGGCTTGATGGCGGGCCAAGCGTTGCACTTCGCGGCGTTGGCTGCGCTGCTTGCGCTGACGGCCGCGGGGTGGGGGTGGCTGGGCCGGCCGGCGCCCGTAGCGTTTGGAACGGCTGTCGCCATGCCGATCGCTCACCAACTGTTCGTCTGGCTCGCGTGGCGAACGGAACTCGGCTCGAAGGCCGTCAGCCGCACGATCGGCTTCGGCGGGTACATGGCCTTGTTCTTTCTGCTGTTCGGCGGGCGGTTCGTCACGCTGCTCTGGCTCGCCTGGATCGACCGCGGCAGCCTGGGCTTGCCGTCGGCCCTGGCGGCAACGGCCGGCGTGCTGCTCGCGATGCCCGGCGTGTACACGATGCACAGCGTGGCCCGTTACTTCGGCTTCGCCCGCGCGGCGGGCGCCGACCACTTCGACGAGCGCTACCGCACCATGCCGCTCGTCCGCCGGGGCGTGTTCCGTTACACGAGCAACGGCATGTACGCCGTGGCGTTTCTGCTGTTCTGGGCGATCGCCCTCGGCTTCAACTCTTCGGCGGCGCTCGTCGTCGCGGCCTTCAGCCACGCGTACATATGGGTCCACTACTACGCCACGGAGCGGCCCGACATGGCGTGGCTGTATGGCAGGCCGGGCCACGAAGGGTAG
- a CDS encoding FtsK/SpoIIIE domain-containing protein, whose amino-acid sequence MTPNQPADTLSTRRQAEMIQRLVRAAKERHEEERSVAKRFEEAETESENRRRRDLREADKKLERAKAAEAAEYKAATERRVAAYLARRESAQQSYQSIRTTAESEAAGVRDSAAQEKNEAAWEILTLFDLQRLLPAERLAEAKDQIAERRDDLLAIGRDAVEIVRMRRQGEAELDLSGGRPVQVSEADIDFDAALAELDQRVEAARAAGQQLYDQRLARLFEGEAPAVIAGSILLAAIVAGGAVMGWTNWVGYTGGVLLAAALNGALWAYFKPKAKRQSHEGLAGVQRLLLEADAALRAATAVAGFRAKAEGRELIDRRNRDLQEVGLRLEQLVGEAAAKASDQLNEAGKLFPAMLSQMRKAYDTELAQAEREHNERLADLTRQRDEFLKQLERDHELRTVKIQEDHEAAWQGMFERWLTRFDDVRAELRDMRAEAQRLFPDFAETAYAEWPKPTQTAPAIRFGRMAIDLENIEHGAPEDERLAPPETRLEAPALMTLSEDPTLLVSTGATTRAEGLDLMRGVMLRFFTAMPPGRVRFTIIDPLGLGDSFQSYMHLADHDELLINGRIWSEPRDIDDQLVRLTNHMETVLQKYLRSEYETIHEYNAQAGEVAEPFQVLVIAGFPTNFSESAARRLESIITGGPRCGVYTLLGIDNQKRLPNEFRLDEVKSQAVWIEENPRTKRLEWRRPEFQRLPIRFESPPPPEQMIEVLKAAGQAAKEAVKVEVPFSVVAPPADEMWSRECSVELRVPVGRAGAKSLQDVRLGKGTSQHLLVAGKTGSGKSTFLHALVTSAAMHFGPDEVEFYLVDFKKGVEFKSYATHRLPHARVIAIESEREFGISVLERLDDELKQRGEKFRAAGVQNLADYREKRPEDHAPRVLLIIDEFQELFVEEDKLSQDAALLLDRLVRQGRAFGVHVLLGTQTLAGAYSIARSTLGQMAVRVALECSESDAHLILSDERNTAARFLTRPGEAIYNAQNGQPTANEPFQVVWLSDKERSKRLDTIDELRHQRELPRPDTIVFEGNAPADLAENTQLFGLASGETPLEPGRPPLAWLGDAVSIKPPTAVAFGRYPGANLLVVGPQPLEAIGMLASAAVSLAATASAANRSGGDGGVRFVVLDGTRHEEEGEGVWGRVAESLDGFSAGVTCRLAEGRAATDAVAEVYNEVVRREAAEANEAPASGADDAPPLYDGPIYLVIHNAGRFRDLRRMEDDFSFSSNKDEPPAPDKQLAAILRDGPAVGIHTLVWCDSYNSVTRMFDRAALREFAMRVAMQLSSADSSHLIDTPAASTLKSHRAIFYNDETGQSEKFRPYAPPEAELLSRLAKGCKGAVDAAS is encoded by the coding sequence CGCCGGCGTTCGCGACAGCGCGGCCCAGGAGAAGAACGAGGCCGCCTGGGAGATCCTCACGCTGTTTGACTTGCAGCGTCTGTTGCCGGCAGAGCGGCTCGCCGAGGCCAAGGACCAGATCGCCGAACGACGCGACGACCTGCTGGCCATCGGCCGCGACGCCGTGGAGATCGTTCGCATGCGCCGCCAGGGCGAGGCCGAGCTCGACCTGTCGGGGGGCCGGCCCGTACAGGTGTCGGAGGCGGACATCGATTTCGACGCCGCGTTGGCCGAACTCGACCAGCGGGTCGAGGCCGCCCGCGCCGCCGGCCAGCAGCTCTACGACCAGCGGCTGGCCAGGCTGTTCGAGGGCGAGGCGCCGGCGGTCATCGCCGGTTCGATTTTGCTGGCGGCGATCGTCGCCGGCGGCGCGGTGATGGGCTGGACGAACTGGGTCGGCTACACGGGGGGCGTGTTGCTGGCCGCGGCCCTGAACGGCGCATTGTGGGCTTACTTCAAGCCGAAGGCCAAGCGGCAGTCGCACGAGGGCCTCGCGGGCGTCCAGCGATTGCTGCTCGAGGCGGACGCCGCGCTCCGCGCCGCGACCGCCGTCGCCGGCTTCCGCGCCAAGGCCGAGGGCCGCGAGCTGATCGACCGCCGCAACCGCGACCTGCAAGAGGTCGGCCTGAGGCTCGAGCAGTTGGTGGGCGAGGCGGCCGCCAAGGCCTCCGACCAGCTCAACGAGGCCGGCAAGCTCTTCCCCGCCATGCTCAGCCAGATGCGCAAGGCTTACGACACCGAACTCGCGCAGGCCGAGCGGGAGCACAACGAGCGGCTGGCCGATCTCACCCGCCAACGCGACGAGTTTCTCAAGCAACTCGAACGCGATCACGAGCTGCGCACGGTCAAGATCCAAGAGGACCACGAGGCGGCTTGGCAAGGGATGTTCGAGCGTTGGCTCACCCGCTTCGACGATGTGCGGGCCGAGCTGCGCGACATGCGCGCCGAAGCGCAGCGGCTGTTCCCCGATTTCGCGGAGACCGCTTACGCCGAATGGCCCAAGCCGACCCAGACCGCCCCGGCGATCCGCTTCGGGCGGATGGCGATCGACCTGGAGAATATCGAGCACGGCGCCCCCGAAGACGAGCGTCTCGCGCCGCCCGAGACGCGACTCGAGGCGCCGGCGCTGATGACGCTGAGCGAGGACCCCACGCTGCTGGTCTCGACCGGCGCGACGACCCGCGCCGAGGGGCTCGACCTGATGCGTGGCGTGATGCTGCGGTTCTTCACCGCCATGCCGCCGGGCCGCGTGCGGTTCACGATCATCGACCCGCTGGGGCTGGGCGACAGCTTCCAGTCTTACATGCACCTGGCCGACCACGACGAGCTGCTCATCAACGGCCGCATCTGGAGCGAGCCGCGCGACATCGACGACCAGCTCGTGCGGCTCACCAACCACATGGAGACCGTGCTGCAGAAGTACCTGCGGAGCGAGTACGAGACCATCCACGAGTACAACGCCCAGGCGGGCGAGGTGGCCGAGCCTTTCCAGGTGCTCGTGATCGCCGGCTTCCCAACGAACTTCAGCGAGTCGGCCGCCCGGCGGCTGGAGAGCATCATCACCGGCGGGCCGCGGTGCGGCGTCTACACGCTGCTGGGAATCGACAACCAGAAACGGCTGCCCAACGAGTTCCGGCTCGACGAGGTCAAGTCGCAGGCCGTGTGGATCGAAGAGAACCCGCGCACCAAGCGACTCGAGTGGCGCCGCCCCGAGTTCCAGCGCTTGCCGATCCGGTTCGAGTCGCCGCCCCCTCCCGAGCAAATGATCGAGGTCCTCAAGGCGGCCGGCCAAGCGGCCAAGGAGGCGGTGAAAGTCGAGGTGCCGTTCTCGGTGGTCGCTCCGCCGGCCGACGAGATGTGGTCGCGCGAGTGCTCGGTTGAGCTGCGTGTACCGGTCGGACGCGCCGGCGCCAAGAGCCTGCAAGACGTGCGCTTGGGCAAGGGAACGTCGCAGCACTTGCTCGTGGCGGGCAAAACGGGCTCCGGCAAATCGACCTTCCTCCACGCGCTCGTCACGAGCGCCGCCATGCATTTTGGGCCCGACGAGGTCGAGTTCTATCTGGTCGACTTCAAGAAGGGCGTCGAGTTCAAGTCGTACGCCACCCACCGCCTGCCCCACGCCCGCGTGATCGCCATCGAGAGCGAGCGGGAGTTCGGCATCAGCGTGCTCGAGCGGCTCGACGACGAGCTCAAGCAGCGCGGCGAGAAGTTCCGCGCGGCCGGCGTGCAGAACCTGGCCGACTACCGCGAGAAGCGGCCCGAGGACCACGCGCCCCGCGTGCTCCTGATCATCGACGAGTTTCAGGAGCTCTTTGTCGAGGAGGACAAACTCAGCCAAGACGCGGCGCTGCTGCTCGACCGGCTGGTGCGGCAGGGGCGGGCGTTCGGCGTGCACGTGCTGCTGGGCACGCAGACACTCGCCGGCGCCTACTCGATCGCCCGCAGCACGCTAGGCCAGATGGCGGTGCGGGTCGCCCTGGAGTGCAGCGAGAGCGACGCCCACCTGATCCTGTCCGACGAACGCAACACGGCCGCCCGGTTCCTCACCCGCCCGGGCGAGGCGATCTACAACGCCCAGAACGGCCAGCCGACGGCCAACGAGCCGTTCCAGGTCGTCTGGCTCTCGGACAAAGAACGCTCGAAGCGGCTCGACACGATCGACGAGTTGCGTCATCAGCGCGAGTTGCCGCGGCCCGACACGATCGTGTTCGAGGGCAACGCCCCGGCCGACCTGGCCGAGAACACGCAGCTCTTCGGCCTGGCCAGTGGAGAAACACCGCTAGAGCCCGGACGCCCGCCGCTGGCTTGGCTCGGCGATGCGGTGTCGATCAAGCCGCCCACGGCTGTGGCCTTTGGCCGCTATCCCGGCGCCAATCTGCTGGTCGTCGGCCCCCAACCGCTCGAGGCGATAGGCATGTTGGCCAGCGCCGCAGTTTCGCTCGCCGCCACGGCGTCGGCTGCGAACCGCAGCGGCGGCGACGGCGGCGTACGATTCGTCGTGCTCGACGGCACCCGTCACGAGGAAGAGGGCGAGGGCGTGTGGGGCCGTGTGGCCGAGTCGCTCGACGGCTTCTCCGCCGGCGTGACCTGCCGCTTGGCCGAGGGCCGCGCGGCGACCGACGCCGTGGCGGAGGTCTACAACGAGGTCGTGCGGCGCGAAGCGGCCGAGGCGAACGAGGCGCCGGCGTCCGGCGCCGACGACGCCCCGCCGCTCTACGACGGTCCGATTTACCTGGTGATCCACAACGCGGGCAGGTTCCGCGACTTGCGGCGCATGGAGGACGACTTCTCGTTCTCGTCCAACAAGGACGAGCCCCCGGCGCCCGACAAGCAACTCGCGGCGATCTTGCGCGACGGCCCGGCGGTGGGGATCCACACGCTGGTGTGGTGCGACAGCTACAACTCGGTCACCCGGATGTTCGACCGCGCGGCGCTCCGCGAGTTCGCCATGCGCGTGGCGATGCAGCTCTCGTCGGCCGACTCGAGCCACCTGATCGACACCCCGGCCGCCAGCACGCTGAAGTCCCACCGGGCGATCTTCTACAACGACGAGACCGGCCAGAGCGAGAAGTTCCGGCCGTACGCCCCGCCCGAGGCCGAACTGCTCTCGCGGCTCGCCAAGGGGTGCAAGGGCGCCGTCGACGCGGCTTCTTGA
- the lexA gene encoding transcriptional repressor LexA yields MSLDQLTKRQREVLDFIQDKIENRGYGPTVREIGDHFGIASPNGVMCHLKALEKKGLITREPNMSRAIQLTAEAQSEKGLPLVGSIAAGTLTEAIEEAERFTFEDWFPTKKNQFALRVKGESMIEAQIADGDLVIVRRTRTANKGDIVVAMTDEGDATLKYWFPEANRVRLQPANSTMKPIYCRNVQVLGVVTGVVRRI; encoded by the coding sequence ATGTCACTCGACCAGCTGACCAAGCGCCAACGCGAGGTGCTCGATTTTATCCAAGACAAGATCGAGAACCGCGGCTACGGCCCCACCGTGCGGGAGATCGGCGACCATTTTGGCATCGCCTCGCCCAACGGCGTGATGTGCCATCTCAAGGCGCTCGAGAAGAAGGGACTCATCACCCGCGAGCCCAACATGTCGCGGGCGATCCAGCTCACGGCCGAGGCCCAGAGCGAGAAGGGCCTGCCGCTGGTCGGTTCGATCGCGGCAGGCACACTGACCGAGGCGATCGAAGAGGCCGAGCGGTTCACGTTCGAGGATTGGTTTCCGACCAAGAAGAACCAGTTCGCCTTGCGGGTGAAGGGCGAGTCGATGATCGAGGCCCAGATCGCCGACGGCGACCTGGTGATCGTCCGCCGGACACGCACCGCCAACAAGGGCGACATCGTCGTCGCGATGACCGACGAGGGCGACGCGACGCTCAAATACTGGTTCCCCGAGGCGAATCGCGTTCGACTGCAACCGGCCAACTCGACCATGAAGCCGATCTACTGCCGCAACGTGCAGGTGCTGGGCGTCGTGACGGGCGTCGTGCGGCGCATCTGA